In Neptuniibacter halophilus, the genomic stretch CTCAGGCCCGCATCGCTGATACGGGTCCAGCCGCCAAGCAGTACAACACAGAGCGCCAGAAGCGCCGCCAGATTGATCAGTCGCCATGCCCACTTCTGCATCCGTTACTCCTCAACCGACTCTGGATACTTTCAGCAAACGCCGCAGGTCTCTCAGCACCTGTTTCGGCGGTTCATCCAGCGTATAACGCAGAACCAGATTGCCCATTGGATCCACAACCCAGACCGCGGCGCCCGGGTGTTCTGTCTGCTGATGGACGATTAGCTCCGGCGCCAGCCGCTCGACCACTACCCTATCCCGATCCTTGCCTAACGCGGTGTGCAATTTATCCATCATCGCCCACCAGCGATCACACTGTTGCCGGCAGCTCTCCGGCGCTGTCAGCAGCAGTTGCCAGTGGTGAGTCTCCTCCCCGGGTAACTGCCACGATTTGATATGCTGCCCGACCACCAGCTCACCACCGTGATTCTTTTGCTCCGGCATCATAAAACCGGAATAGTAGATCAGCGCAGCCAGCATGACCGGCACCAGACCAACCGCCCACACAAGCCAGAAGTTAAATCGGCTCATCTGCTTCCTCCTTACGCAACCGGCGCCAGCTCCAGATCAGCAACCCTGCTAACGCAGCCGCCATCGCAAACCATTGAAATGCATAACCAAGATGTTTTTCAGGACGCATCCGTAGCAGCGGCCAGTTCAGATCCAACCCGGCGATGATCGGCTGCTGCAGGCGCAACTCATAAGGTGACAGGGTCGCCCCCAGTAATGCCGATAACTTATCTGCGGCCAGAGACTGAATGACTTTTGGCCAGCCCGCCGCCAGCTCTGTATCAACCAGTACCAGCCCCGGGTCAATTAACTTCAGCCCGCCCTGTAAAGCCTGCTGCCCGTCGGGAATCGCCACTTCGGGTAACACAGCCCGATCTGCAGAGCCTGCCAGCCACCCCATATTGACCAGCAACCTCTCACCACTCTCCAAAGAGGCCAGCGCGATCACCTCATAGCCTACGCCCGCGGGACGCTGCCGGTTGTCCAGCAGGAAGTAGCGCTGCTGATCAAGAGTCGCCTTCAGGACTACCGGGTAAAAACGTGCCTCAAGCTCACGTCTGTCAACAGGTAGCCGGGTGTGGGGATGCAGCTCAGCCCAGCTCTGCAGCAGTATCCGTTTCTGCTCCGCCCGCTCCAGTTGCCACAGCCCCAGAGAGACAAGCCCCGGCAGAAGCAGCACAGCGCCAGCTAACATCCACTTGAAGCGTCGCCTGGACTGGGCTTTACTCATTACACCCCCTCTGCTGTCGGAGTTCGCCGGATGTCACTGAAACTCGTCTTACTCGTTCTGTTTATAGCTGTTGTCGTCAGCCTGTTCTCAGGCTTGTTTTTTCTGATCCGCGATCAGGGCCAGTCGCAACGCAGCGTCAACGCACTGTTTTTTCGGGTAGGCTTCAGCGTTCTGCTGCTGGTCGTACTGATCTATGGATTCTTCAGCGGCCAGTTGGTACCGCATATGCCCTGAAGTTCAGATCACATAGACGAACAGGAACAGCCCAATCCAGACCACATCAACGAAGTGCCAGTACCAGGCCACTGCCTCGAAGCCAAAGTGCTTCTCTGCACTGAAGTGGCCCTTCATTACCCGCAACCAGATAATAATCAGCATCAGTGTGCCCAGTGTTACGTGCAGGCCATGAAACCCGGTGAGAATAAAGAAGGTAGCACCGTAAATGCCGGAGTTCAGGGTTAAACCCAACTCGTTATATGCCAGCGAATACTCATGCGCCTGATAGTAAAGAAAGACACAGCCCAGAATCACGGTAGCGCCCAGCCAGAACACCACCCGGGAGCGGGCATCCCGTTTCAGGGCGTGGTGTGCCAGCGTTACGGTAAAGCTGGAGGAGATCAGCAAAATGGTATTGAGCAACGGGATATGCCAGGGATCGATAATCTCTTTCGGGCCCGGGAACGTTTGCGGATCCGGTGTCGTCATCAGCGGCCACTCAGCCGTAAAACCCTGCCACAGCATGTTAGACACCCCTTTCTCTCCCTCTCCGCCGAGCCAGGGCACAGCCAGATTACGAACATAGAACAGGGTGCCGAAGAACGCGGCGAAGAACATCACTTCAGAGAAGATAAACCAGCTCATTCCCCAGCGGAAGGAACGATCCATCTGCGGGCTGTACAACCCCTCATGGCTCTCATGGATCACATTACCGAACCAGCCCAGCAGGATAAGCCCCATACCCAGTGCGCCGGCCAGCAGCATCAGTAAACCACTGCCGCCCCCGCTTTCCGAGGAGAGGGCATTCATCATCGTCCCTGCTCCCGCTGCCATCAGAAACAGAGAGATTGAGGCCAGAATCGGCCAGCGACTCTGCTCCGGTACGTAGTAGGTCTGACTGCTCATCTTCAACTCCCTCCCCGCTGTGACAGTTGAGGCTCACTTTTCGGGGTGATATCAAACAGTGTGTAGGACAGCGTAATCGTGCGGATATGCTCCGGCAGTTCCGGATCGATCGACAAAACCAGAGGCATCGCTTTTTCCTCCCGGGCCTGCAGAGGCTGCCGGTCAAAGCAGAAACAATTGATCTTCTGCAGGAAGGGCGCTGCTTCAGAAGGCGAGACTGAAGGGATGGCCTGAGCGATCATATACTGTTCAGTCGGATTCCCGGCCAGATAAGCGGTCTGGTACATCTCGCCGGGAGACAGTTCAGTGACCACCTCCCGCGGTCGAAACTTCCAGGGCATGGTCTCATTATTCACCGCCACGAGCTGCAGCTTGACCTTACGGCTGTTATCCACAATCCCACTCGGTTCAACCGCGACCAGATCCACCTTGCCGTTCAACCCGGTGATCCGACAGAACACGTCATACAAGGGCACCAGAGCAAAGCCGAAACCAAACATCAGTGCAGCGCCCAGAAGCAATGTGGTTACCGTTTTTTTATGCTGATTCTGCTTAGCCATCACCGCCTCCCGATCCGTTTACTTCACCTGTGGCGGTTCGCTGAAGCTGTGATAGGGTGCCGGCGAGGCGACGGTCCACTCCAACCCGTGACTACCCTCCCAGACTCGGGCACTGGCCGGCTTACCTTTGCGGATACAACTGATGACGTTGTAGAGGAAAATTAACTGTGAGAAACCAAAAATAAAGGCTCCGACTGACGCCACTGCATTAAAATCGGCAAACTGCAGTGCGTAATCAGGAATCCTTCGTGGCATCCCGGCGAGACCAATAAAGTGCATCGGAAAGAACGTGATATTGACGCCAATAAAGCTGCACCAGAAATGCACCTTGCCCATCGTTTCGTTGTAATAGTTACCACACCACTTCGGCAGCCAGTAATAGGCGCCCGCCATAATCGCAAACACCGCCCCCGGCACCAGTACATAGTGGAAATGCGCCACCACAAAGTAGGTATCGTGATACTGGAAATCCACCGGCGCGATCGCCAGCATCAGCCCGGAAAAACCACCAATGGTAAACAACACCACAAAAGCCAGGGCAAACAACATGGGCGTTTCAAAGGTCATAGAACCCCGGAACATAGTCGCCACCCAGTTGAACACTTTCACCCCGGTAGGTACCGCAATCAGCATGGTGGCGAACATGAAGAACAATTCACCGGCCAGCGGCAGACCCACAGTGAACATGTGGTGCACCCAGACAATAAACGAGAGCAGCGCTATAGAGGCGGTCGCGTAGACCATTGAGGCATAACCAAACAGCTTTTTACGTGCAAAGGTCGGAATGATTTCGCTGACGATACCAAACGCCGGCAGGATCATGATGTAAACCTCCGGATGACCGAAAAACCAGAATACATGCTGAAACAGAACCGGATCACCACCACCCGCAGCGTTAAAGAAGCTGGTGCCAAAATGGATATCCATCAACATCATGGTGACCACCCCGGCCAGTACAGGCATGACCGCAATCAGCAGGAAAGCCGTGATCAGCCAGGTCCAGACAAACAGTGGCAGCTTCATCATAGTCATGCCCGGTGCCCGGAGGTTAAGGATCGTGGCGATGATATTGATCGCGCCCATGATCGAACTGATACCCATCATATGCACCGCAAAAATAAAGTAGGTCACACTGGGCGGGGCATAGGTCGTCGAAAGAGGTGCATAGAAAGTCCAGCCGAAATTGGGCGCGCCGCCCTCCATCAGCAGGGTTGAAAGCATCATGGCGAAAGCAAATGGCAGAATCCAGAAGCTCCAGTTATTCATCCTTGGCAGCGCCATATCCGGCGCTCCCACCATCATCGGAATCATCCAGTTAGCCAGGCCGACAAACGCCGGCATCACGGCACCAAACACCATGATCAGACCGTGCATGGTGGTCATCTGGTTAAAGAACTCAGGCTGTATCAGTTGCAGACCGGGCTGAAACAGTTCCGCCCGGATCATCAGCGCCATACAGCCGCCGGTGAGAAACATTGCAAAACTGAACCAGAGATAAAGGGTACCTATATCTTTGTGGTTGGTGGTAAATAACCAACGGCCGATGCCGGAGGCGGGGCCATGATGATGCGTTGCTGCGACACTCGTATTCATATCCCCTCCTACTGTTTCAGCGCGGCGATCTGCGCGGGTGCGATGATATCGCCGGTTTTATTACCCCAGGCATTACGCTCATAGGTAATGACTGCCGCCAGCTCAACGGCACTGAACTGATCCCGGAATGCCTGCATCGCGGTGCCCGGCTTACCGTTCAGGACTATATCGATATGCGCCGCAGGATCACCCAACGCGACAGGACTGTTCTTCAGCCCCGGGAACGCCCCCGGTATCCCCTCACCATTTGCCTGATGGCACGCCAGGCAAGCCTTGTTATAGACCTCCTCGCCAGTTTCCATCAGCTCGGCCAGACTCCAGGATTTCTCAGCCGCCGCGGCTTTCGCCTGATCAGCCTGTTTAACCTCTGCCAGCCAGGCTTCGAACTCCGCCTGCGGCTTCACTTCCACCACAATCGGCATAAATCCGTGATCCTTACCACAGAGCTCTGCACACTGGCCGCGATACACACCCGGTACATCGGCAATCGCCCAGGCCTCATTGATGAAGCCCGGAATCGCATCCTTTTTCACCGCCAGATCAGGCACCCACCAGGAGTGAATCACATCATTCGCCGTCAGCAGGAAACGCACCTTCTTGCCTGCCGGGATCACCAACGGGTTATCCACCTCCAGCAGGTAGTGCTCACCTTTTTCACTGGTGTTATTAATCTGTTCGCGGGGGGTTGCCAGACTGGAGAAGAAATCCACATCCTGACCGAGGTACTGATAGCGCCACTTCCACTGATAACCGGTTACCTGAATATCCAGCTCAGCTTCCGTGTTGTCATACATTTTGATCAGTGTCGCCGTGGCCGGAACCGCCATGGCAATCAGAATAACGAAGGGAATAAGCGTCCAGGTGATCTCCACCAGTACGTTTTCATGAAAATTGTGCGCTTTGGCACCACGGGACTTACGGTGGTAGATCACCGACCAGAGCATCACCCCGAACACCACTACACCGATCGCCACACAGATCCAGAATATGATCATATGCAGATCATAAACTTCCCGGCTGATCTCGGTGATCCCGCGTGTCAGGTTCACCTCCCAGTCTGCCCGGGCGTGACCGGATATCAACAACAATGCTGCAATTCCCAGCGGCGTTCTCTGCATCTCAGGCCCTCCTTAACTACACACAAAAGAGCCTGCTGAATCCACATTACTAAGGGCGTTGTCATTAAACTAGCAACGTCGGTAGCAACAGGGTTCGAGCAGGCTCTTTTCTTGCCTGGACTCCTTCCCAGCATTTCCGACCAATCCACTTGGTTGTTAACAGCAAGTATAGCAGCGATAAAAATTATGCAAGGCAATCAAGGCACAACGCGTGTTATTGGCGCCGGCGATGACTCAGTAAAACGCGCCTTACACCTCCGGGCTTCAGGGTATACAGCGCATTAACAGGACATATACACCGGTTTTTTAACCGGTCGCATAAACAAGCGCCAGCCGGACCAGCAGATAAACAACCGCCACAAATACCAACGTGAGCAATATTCCGGTCACAACATAAGGCCAGAACCGGCCACCGGCGAAATCACGGGCCTGATTGCGTTGTGACTGAACCCCGAAAAAAGCCGCCAGCACACTGCACAGCACCTGCCACCAGGCAGGTTTCGACGACTGCTGCATTTTACGAGAAGAGTACAAACTCACCCCTCCAGCAAAATAAACGCGGTACTGATCAGCAGAATGACGCTGAGAAGAAACAGCGTGGTATAGAGCACGATGGACAGGCCACGGCATTGGCAGGCTAAGCGTTTCATAATCTCCTCCTCAGGCGATGAACCTACTATCAGGTATAGCAGAAACGAAAACGGCCTCCATCAGGAGGCCGCTTTCTTAACGAGCAAATCGCAGATCAGGACTGCGGTTTCTGCCGGGTTTTACGCATCACCCAGAGCAGCGGGCCGGAGACCGCATACGCCAGGAACAATACCCAGAGGAACACTGACGGGCTGATTGAAATCACGCCCACCGCGAGCACAATACCCGCCAGAATCAGAAAAGGAACTTTCTCTTTCAGGCTGACATCCTTGAAGCTGTAGTAAAGCACATTGCTCACCATCAGCACGCCAACCAGCGCCACATAGAGAGCAATCAGATACGCATAGGGGGCACCGTCAATCTCATACTCGGTCGCCGCCCAGACCAGACCAGCCACGGCTGCCGCTGCGGCCGGACTTGGCAGCCCTATAAAATAACGTTTGTCGGTGGATCCGATCTGGGTATTGAACCGGGCCAGACGCAGCGCAGCGCCCGCCACATAGATAAACGCCGCAAACCAGCCCAGTTTGCCAATATCATCCAGCACCCAGTTAAACACCACCAGCGAAGGTGCAACCCCGAAAGAGACCATATCCGCCAGAGAATCATACTCCGCACCAAACGCACTGGAAGTGTTGGTCAGCCGGGCAACCCGGCCATCGAGACCGTCCAGAACCATGGCCACAAAAATAGCGATGGCAGCGTTTTCGAAGTG encodes the following:
- the ctaD gene encoding cytochrome c oxidase subunit I, encoding MNTSVAATHHHGPASGIGRWLFTTNHKDIGTLYLWFSFAMFLTGGCMALMIRAELFQPGLQLIQPEFFNQMTTMHGLIMVFGAVMPAFVGLANWMIPMMVGAPDMALPRMNNWSFWILPFAFAMMLSTLLMEGGAPNFGWTFYAPLSTTYAPPSVTYFIFAVHMMGISSIMGAINIIATILNLRAPGMTMMKLPLFVWTWLITAFLLIAVMPVLAGVVTMMLMDIHFGTSFFNAAGGGDPVLFQHVFWFFGHPEVYIMILPAFGIVSEIIPTFARKKLFGYASMVYATASIALLSFIVWVHHMFTVGLPLAGELFFMFATMLIAVPTGVKVFNWVATMFRGSMTFETPMLFALAFVVLFTIGGFSGLMLAIAPVDFQYHDTYFVVAHFHYVLVPGAVFAIMAGAYYWLPKWCGNYYNETMGKVHFWCSFIGVNITFFPMHFIGLAGMPRRIPDYALQFADFNAVASVGAFIFGFSQLIFLYNVISCIRKGKPASARVWEGSHGLEWTVASPAPYHSFSEPPQVK
- a CDS encoding SURF1 family protein, with the translated sequence MSKAQSRRRFKWMLAGAVLLLPGLVSLGLWQLERAEQKRILLQSWAELHPHTRLPVDRRELEARFYPVVLKATLDQQRYFLLDNRQRPAGVGYEVIALASLESGERLLVNMGWLAGSADRAVLPEVAIPDGQQALQGGLKLIDPGLVLVDTELAAGWPKVIQSLAADKLSALLGATLSPYELRLQQPIIAGLDLNWPLLRMRPEKHLGYAFQWFAMAAALAGLLIWSWRRLRKEEADEPI
- a CDS encoding cytochrome c oxidase assembly protein — its product is MAKQNQHKKTVTTLLLGAALMFGFGFALVPLYDVFCRITGLNGKVDLVAVEPSGIVDNSRKVKLQLVAVNNETMPWKFRPREVVTELSPGEMYQTAYLAGNPTEQYMIAQAIPSVSPSEAAPFLQKINCFCFDRQPLQAREEKAMPLVLSIDPELPEHIRTITLSYTLFDITPKSEPQLSQRGGS
- a CDS encoding twin transmembrane helix small protein; amino-acid sequence: MSLKLVLLVLFIAVVVSLFSGLFFLIRDQGQSQRSVNALFFRVGFSVLLLVVLIYGFFSGQLVPHMP
- a CDS encoding cytochrome c oxidase subunit 3 translates to MSSQTYYVPEQSRWPILASISLFLMAAGAGTMMNALSSESGGGSGLLMLLAGALGMGLILLGWFGNVIHESHEGLYSPQMDRSFRWGMSWFIFSEVMFFAAFFGTLFYVRNLAVPWLGGEGEKGVSNMLWQGFTAEWPLMTTPDPQTFPGPKEIIDPWHIPLLNTILLISSSFTVTLAHHALKRDARSRVVFWLGATVILGCVFLYYQAHEYSLAYNELGLTLNSGIYGATFFILTGFHGLHVTLGTLMLIIIWLRVMKGHFSAEKHFGFEAVAWYWHFVDVVWIGLFLFVYVI
- a CDS encoding DUF2970 domain-containing protein gives rise to the protein MYSSRKMQQSSKPAWWQVLCSVLAAFFGVQSQRNQARDFAGGRFWPYVVTGILLTLVFVAVVYLLVRLALVYATG
- the pssA gene encoding CDP-diacylglycerol--serine O-phosphatidyltransferase; translated protein: MTEPQNQDNQESVKPRSRGIYLLPNLFTTGALFSGFYAVVASMNGHFENAAIAIFVAMVLDGLDGRVARLTNTSSAFGAEYDSLADMVSFGVAPSLVVFNWVLDDIGKLGWFAAFIYVAGAALRLARFNTQIGSTDKRYFIGLPSPAAAAAVAGLVWAATEYEIDGAPYAYLIALYVALVGVLMVSNVLYYSFKDVSLKEKVPFLILAGIVLAVGVISISPSVFLWVLFLAYAVSGPLLWVMRKTRQKPQS
- the coxB gene encoding cytochrome c oxidase subunit II; translated protein: MQRTPLGIAALLLISGHARADWEVNLTRGITEISREVYDLHMIIFWICVAIGVVVFGVMLWSVIYHRKSRGAKAHNFHENVLVEITWTLIPFVILIAMAVPATATLIKMYDNTEAELDIQVTGYQWKWRYQYLGQDVDFFSSLATPREQINNTSEKGEHYLLEVDNPLVIPAGKKVRFLLTANDVIHSWWVPDLAVKKDAIPGFINEAWAIADVPGVYRGQCAELCGKDHGFMPIVVEVKPQAEFEAWLAEVKQADQAKAAAAEKSWSLAELMETGEEVYNKACLACHQANGEGIPGAFPGLKNSPVALGDPAAHIDIVLNGKPGTAMQAFRDQFSAVELAAVITYERNAWGNKTGDIIAPAQIAALKQ